From Coturnix japonica isolate 7356 chromosome 1, Coturnix japonica 2.1, whole genome shotgun sequence, the proteins below share one genomic window:
- the NINJ2 gene encoding ninjurin-2 isoform X3, protein MNPHLRTNGPMNINHYATKKSVAESMLDVALFMANVTQLKAVLEQGTSFQYYTTLIVLISISLFFQVVIGILLIITARLNLNDVAKQPRLNILNNAATALIFITVIINIFITAFGVQKTGLYPTRNFRPY, encoded by the exons ATGAATCCTCATCTGCGGACTAATGGGCCGATGAACATCAACCACTATGCAACAAAGAAGAGCGTGGCAGAGAGTATGCTGGATGTGGCACTGTTCATGGCAAATGTCACACAGCTCAAAGCCGTGCTGGAGCAGGGGACTTCCTTCCAGTATTACACCACCCTCATTGTGCTTATCAGCATCTCCCTCTTTTTCCAAGTGGTAATTGGGATCCTTCTCATCATCACTG CTCGTTTGAACCTGAATGATGTGGCAAAACAACCCCGCCTAAATATACTCAACAATGCTGCAACAGCTCTCATCTTCATCACAGTCATCATCAATATCTTCATCACAGCCTTCGGGGTGCAGAAGACTGGCCTCTACCCTACCAGGAATTTTCGACCTTATTAA